From Argopecten irradians isolate NY chromosome 12, Ai_NY, whole genome shotgun sequence, one genomic window encodes:
- the LOC138335830 gene encoding uncharacterized protein — MDNASSISLDQYLMECTKFLVAEGADTSMETYNTNYTRLCQCCIKRSHGTDLTPARHRDGIQDRSFDTRSVYRLVQGEHETFISLYRRMIGPTSQDCLTGHTHPIKA; from the exons ATGGACAACGCGTCATCGATAAGCCTCGATCAATACCTTATGGAATGTACGAAATTCCTGGTTGCAGAGGGTGCTGATACTTCCATGGAAACTTATAACACCAATTACACGCGCCTCTGTCAATGTTGCATCAAGCGTTCTCATGGCACAGATTTGACGCCGGCACGACACAGAGATGGCATACAGGACCGATCTTTTGATACCAGATCAGTTTACAGATTGGTACAGG GAGAACACGAGACCTTCATTTCTCTGTACCGACGGATGATAGGCCCCACCAGCCAGGACTGCCTTACAGGCCACACACATCCCATTAAG